Proteins encoded in a region of the Diospyros lotus cultivar Yz01 chromosome 9, ASM1463336v1, whole genome shotgun sequence genome:
- the LOC127810149 gene encoding protein SIEVE ELEMENT OCCLUSION B-like has product MASGSGVVKMIEVDGALMQRILGTHKPLDGTKFDPKPLLDAVEDIILRATVDGSDSRAFQGDLSYKMDHLIYEAIKKVSCELSCKCSGAVNSREVAIGLLHLLGSYSWEAKAVITLAAFAANYGSYFLVSQLSGSNDPFVKSVAFLQLSPNPLPQTQLKLKPDALKVIKAIFHLTKYIAQVVTFQSQYTMLTSIFTAHEDDLAKAVYLSIKSTVACASLLMNTDALTNEYRLTTNEAQELSYLSIEMENIRRKLEIQMENWKIRIDGIIPEDYDRLYRMLNYITYSDNTEILRALLCWNESSATIYDCSRKIQVDINVLKGKRVWVYISKLEHMIFSKSEISILSEKYNESRKYWSRSTDEFEIVWVPIVDASILWNVELQKYLEQTRDSMLWYSITNPSKLSKAVIKYMKEVWKFQDKSLLVVLDRQGKFVESFGVDSIRIIPTKEPFQSSSLKVYGLWKGTIELLENSIGPEILEWINAPKYIFLFGGEDTNWIERFIVATQQVGWAGKLDIVMVYVGKRSMNWTTYERKISKQMRSDKKIFVLNEGKYNSFWATLQNISGTKMEMEEMETLVSFDAGGEEWGAVFHVSFPPMAKAKGEVIVDVLNNYAQWAGQYKEDSFVIALDKKIKEVNIYGNYRLKFSSTTWSSPKKVQCPVCDKTMEAVISYHCPSNH; this is encoded by the exons ATGGCTTCTGGAAGTGGAGTTGTGAAAATGATCGAGGTAGATGGGGCACTGATGCAACGAATCCTTGGCACCCATAAGCCGCTGGATGGCACCAAATTTGATCCCAAGCCTCTTCTTGATGCCGTGGAGGATATCATTCTACGGGCTACT GTAGACGGGTCGGATAGCAGGGCCTTCCAGGGCGATCTCAGCTACAAGATGGATCATTTGATTTATGAAGCTATTAAAAAGGTTTCCTGCGAG CTCTCCTGCAAGTGTTCAGGGGCTGTAAACTCGAGGGAAGTCGCCATTGGGCTTCTTCACTTACTGGGAAGCTACTCATGGGAAGCCAAGGCAGTGATAACTTTGGCGGCATTTGCGGCCAACTACGGCTCTTATTTCCTGGTTTCCCAGCTTTCTGGAAGCAACGACCCATTTGTCAAATCAGTGGCTTTCCTTCAACTATCACCAAATCCACTGCCACAGACCCAATTGAAACTCAAGCCTGACGCATTGAAAGTTATTAAGGCCATCTTCCATCTTACCAAGTACATTGCTCAGGTCGTGACCTTCCAATCTCAGTACACTATGTTAACTTCAATTTTCACTGCTCATGAAGATGACTTGGCAAAAGCTGTGTATTTGAGCATTAAAAGTACTGTGGCTTGTGCGTCACTATTGATGAACACTGACGCCTTGACAAATGA GTATAGACTAACAACAAACGAGGCTCAGGAGCTTTCCTATCTGTCTATAGAGATGGAGAATATACGCAGGAAGCTAGAGATTCAAATGGAGAACTGGAAGATACGCATTG ATGGGATAATTCCTGAAGATTATGACAGACTCTACCGAATGCTGAACTACATCACATACAGCGATAATACAGAAATCCTCAGAGCCCTACTTTGCTGGAATGAGAGTTCAGCGACAATCTACGATTGTTCTAGAAAGATACAG GTAGACATCAATGTGTTAAAAGGAAAACGTGTGTGGGTATACATTTCAAAGCTAGAACACATGATATTCTCCAAATCCGAAATCTCCATCCTCTCTGAGAAGTACAATGAATCCAGAAAATATTGGAGCAGGTCGACTGATGAGTTTGAGATCGTGTGGGTTCCTATCGTCGATGCATCAATCCTGTGGAATGTGGAGTTGCAAAAATACTTGGAGCAAACTCGAGATTCAATGTTATGGTACTCCATTACCAACCCCTCAAAGCTTAGCAAAGCCGTCATCAAGTACATGAAGGAGGTTTGGAAGTTCCAGGATAAGTCATTGCTCGTGGTACTGGATCGACAAGGAAAATTTGTGGAATCCTTTGGTGTGGACTCGATTCGGATTATTCCGACAAAGGAGCCTTTCCAATCTAGTAGCCTGAAGGTTTATGGACTCTGGAAAGGGACAATTGAACTGTTGGAAAATTCCATTGGACCAGAAATCCTTGAATGG ATTAATGCTCCAAAGTATATTTTCTTGTTCGGAGGGGAGGACACGAATTGGATCGAGCGATTTATAGTGGCCACGCAACAAGTTGGATGGGCCGGTAAGTTAGACATCGTGATGGTGTACGTGGGGAAACGCAGCATGAATTGGACTACTTACGAGCGGAAAATTTCTAAGCAAATGCGCAGTGACAAGAAAATATTTGTATTGAATGAGGGAAAATACAACTCATTCTGGGCCACCTTGCAGAACATATCTGGAACCAAGATGGAAATGGAGGAAATGGAGACACTTGTAAGCTTTGATGCGGGTGGTGAAGAATGGGGTGCAGTTTTTCATGTTTCATTCCCTCCAATGGCCAAAGCCAAGGGTGAAGTCATTGTGGATGTCTTGAACAATTATGCTCAATGGGCAGGTCAATACAAAGAGGACAGTTTTGTAATTGCACTGGATAAGAAGATTAAGGAGGTTAACATCTATGGCAACTATAGGCTCAAGTTTTCTTCAACTACGTGGAGCAGCCCCAAGAAGGTGCAATGCCCTGTCTGTGATAAAACAATGGAGGCCGTCATATCCTATCATTGTCCCAGCAATCACTGA